The genomic interval taaatatatacatgcatggttgtgtatttatatcaaaataataaatatgcacagtacacatgcatatactgtgtgaacaaaaacttttattttggatgcgattaatcctgattaatcatttgacagcactaatattaatATGTATGTTGAGTAATTTAATGCTCCTTCCTTCTAGCCTTGCTGTCAGTAACAGGAGTGAACTATATTCTGTCCTTCATGGCTGCAGTTCTCTGCTATAACATCTACACTCCGACAGAAGGATGTGTGCTTAACAAGTTCTTCATCTGCTTCAACATGTTATTATGTGTCGTAGCTTCTGCTCTGTCTGTACTGCCCAGAATTCAGGTATTTAGCCAAGAGAATGTGTTTTCTCTGAGACATTTGCTGCATTTGCCATACAGTATAAACATAACTAAGCCATGCAGTTTTAACTGTATTTCATGTTTAGTGTTAGTTAATCAGTTATGGTCCTTTTGTGATTTGTAGTCCAAAGATTTGTAGTCCAAAGAGACTGTGTGTAATTCCAGGAATACCAGCCCAGATCTGGACTTCTTCAGTCATCCGTTATGACTTTGTACACCATGTACCTCACCTGGTCAGCCATGACCAATGAGCCAGGTTAGCAGCTTCACAaagctttttattcattttatcggTCTTCTTTCTTAAATTAGACCACATGACTTAGTTGATATTCAGGAtgtttgatctttttcttttacCTTGTGGCTTTCAATTACCTTTGTGGCTTGGAAAAACTTGTTTCAGAAATTCTTAATTTGAAGatctgttattttgtttttgtccatCCCTCATCTCAAGACCGCACATGCAACCCAAGACTGATCAGTATCTTCCAGCAGATCACGTCCTCCACAGTTACACCACTGGAGGTCGAGAACCAGACGGCCATCATCATTGTAGACACAGAGGAAACGGTGCCAACTGCCCCGTATTTGCAGTGGTGGGACGCTCAAAGCATCGTCGGATTGGCcatttttgttctctgcattttgTATTCAAGGTACAATATTTTACTGTGATATATGCAGTCGTTGTCTGGCACTCTttttgttgaaatgttttaatttcaagaGTCTAGAGTAAATTGTGaattatatgaaagaaaaaaaatgcaaaggaaCCACTACTAAACTCTGGACATACTTgaataaatgtacattatttacctTTACCATATACAGTTTTTTATGGGTAAGTTGcataatggatttgtttttttaaacttgtAAAGCATGCACTTGTGTCCAAGCTTTTGACTGGTAGttttaaatagattaataaaCATCCCTGAAGACATTATATTGAACACAACACATGTATCCAGATGGGACATACTAAAGTTCTAATGCTTATGCCATTTTTAATGCTTATGCATTTTTTCCCCTCACAGTATACGCTCTTCCAACACCAGTCAAGTTAATAAACTAACCTTAGCAGCTAAAGATAGCACAGTCGTGGATGAAAGCTACACAGTAAGTCTTGAGACAGCAGAAGAGGTCACAACATCAATTGTGGAGGACAACGAAAGAGACACTGTTCAGTACAGCTACGCTTTCTTTCACTTCATGCTGTTCCTGGCGTCTCTTTACATCATGATGACTCTCACCAACTGGTACAGGTGTGTGCATTTCCCAATGATCACTAAGAagaattttaacattttgaatagaaaagtAGAAACACAAGCAACAGCAGGCACTGTGTATAATTATATGCAAAACAGTAACATTGATTTTTATTGTCAAACCAGTCCTGATGCAGACTACAATGCCATGACAAGCAAGTGGACATCAGTGTGGGTGAAGATCTCCTCCAGCTGGGTCTGTCTGTCATTATACACCTGGAGTCTGGTCGCTCCTATGATTCTCACCAACAGAGACTTCACCTAGACGCATTTCGGCAGAACaccttttaaaataaaggttGTTCTATTTCATTGCTatgaaaatcattaaaaacatttttttttaaagagccttgatgctattataaaaaatactgtttgcTTTTTGTTCCTATTTATttgagttttaatggattttattTTTGGATCATTTTGCCTAATAACCTCAGCATGTGTTAGGATGTTCTCTGTGCCATCGGTTGAAATgacaatgtattttatatttcctCCACGTCTGCTTACTGCTTtagataaaacttttttttattttttattttggtgtgtTTATACTTGTGATTTATGCTGAAACAGTGTTTTA from Carassius carassius chromosome 44, fCarCar2.1, whole genome shotgun sequence carries:
- the LOC132126708 gene encoding serine incorporator 1-like; this translates as MGAVSGTLASWVCCLCSHAGCFRCRCCPQIKKSIVTRIMYAFILLLGTIIACVMLSPGVEQQLKRIPGFCNGGAGPSIPGIEANVQCEIFLGYKAVYRVCCGMSLFFLMFSLLTINVKNSRDPRAAIHNGFWIVKIAVMVAVTVGAFYIPEGPFTRMCFIVGSCGAFFFILIQLVLLIDFAHSWNESWLDKMEKENRKRWYIALLSVTGVNYILSFMAAVLCYNIYTPTEGCVLNKFFICFNMLLCVVASALSVLPRIQEYQPRSGLLQSSVMTLYTMYLTWSAMTNEPDRTCNPRLISIFQQITSSTVTPLEVENQTAIIIVDTEETVPTAPYLQWWDAQSIVGLAIFVLCILYSSIRSSNTSQVNKLTLAAKDSTVVDESYTVSLETAEEVTTSIVEDNERDTVQYSYAFFHFMLFLASLYIMMTLTNWYSPDADYNAMTSKWTSVWVKISSSWVCLSLYTWSLVAPMILTNRDFT